The Nocardioides sp. cx-173 genome segment GCCCGCCAACGCACCGACGACGGCATCACCACCGCGGAGTACGCGGTCGGCACCGCGGCCGGGGCCGGCCTCGCGGGCCTGCTCTACAAGCTGCTCACAGGCGGCTTCGGCGACCGGCTGCTCAAGACGCTGTTCGATCACGTGCTCGGGCTGCTGGGCA includes the following:
- a CDS encoding DUF4244 domain-containing protein; translated protein: MTHRTLARQRTDDGITTAEYAVGTAAGAGLAGLLYKLLTGGFGDRLLKTLFDHVLGLLGIG